TTCTAACGAATGAAATAGTTAAACTGGTCACTGCATTTTTTGTTATATTAGCCGCTTAGAAAATGGCTTTTTATTTCAATTCTAAAAGCCTTTTCTGGAAACGGGTATCAATATGGGTAACTATTTTAGTCACTTATTAAATATATATTAACTATCATGAGGTTAAGTTCATCATGCTTCTAATGATCGACAATTACGACTCTTTTACCTACAACATCGTCCAGTATTTTGGCGAGTTGAATCAGGAAGTAAAAGTAGTTCGCAATGATCAAGTCACATTAGAGGATATTGAACGATGGCAACCAAAATATCTTGTGATTGGTCCTGGCCCTTGCTCTCCAAGTGAAGCAGGTATTTCAATTCCTGCAATTAATCATTTTGCCGGAAAAATTCCTTTGCTTGGCGTGTGTTTAGGGCATCAAAGTATTGGGCAAGCTTTTGGCGGAAATATTGTAAGAGCCAAAACAGTGATGCACGGACGTTTATCTGATATGTACCACAGCAATAAAGGTATTTTCAGTAATCTGCCTAGCCCATTTTCGGCAACTCGCTATCATTCATTAGTGATTGATCAAGAAACACTACCTGAATGCCTTGAAGTAACGTGCTGGACCAATGAAGCAGATGGCTCCATGGAAGAAATTATGGGTGTTAAGCATAAGACACTTCCTGTTGAAGGCGTGCAATTCCATCCTGAATCAATCTTGAGTCAACATGGCCATCAAATCTTTAAAAACTTTTTAGACATCTACGCATAAGGTAGCCGAATAAGTTGTTTTAAAATGATTTTATAAGTAACCCTAAATAAAAAAGCCAACTACGATCAGTTGGCTTTTTTCATGGCTGAATCAATTACAACTTTAACTGTTGCACAATTGCACCATCTTGTTTTGCTACCAAAGATTCGCAAAGTTGAATACGCTCTTTGGTCTGATTCAGTCCTCTTTCTACACCGACCAATTCTTTAGTTCGTGGTGCAAAAAAGTCATTTAACTGTACTGCCTGCTGCTGTGTACATGCTGCCCCACTAAACATTGCAGGAAAACGTCCAGCCGAAGATTTACCTAAACGATCAAACACGGCATCATGATTTACTTTAAACCAAGACCACAAGCCACCTTGCTCATCTCCGTATTTATTAATTGAGTTAACCACGGTACGAACTTCACCAACTTTAACACGTGGGTTCAAAATCAACTGACGTGCTTGTTGGCGTGTTGCTTCTTGATTTGCTGAACCTAGTGCTGTAAGAATCGCAAGACGCTGTGTCGGTTGAGTCACGCGTTGGAGCTCCCCAGATAAACGGTCAAAAGCAGGTTGGCCTTTTTCTTGTACACGTACAGCTAAAATGGTGGGTAATAATTCAGATGTTACTTGCGCAAAGTTAAGCTGCTTTTGAGCAAAAAGCGTATCTGACTGTTTTAACAGTTGTGCACGGACTTCTGGAACTTGAATATCTAAAGCAAGAAACTTAACCAACTCACTACGCCATAAACTATCTTCGGCTGATTCCCCTGTTTTGCTGACATAACCCAACTGGTTTAATTTTGGTAAATATAAATTGGCCAACACTTTTCTGAAATGTTCACGTTCAGGTTCTGTTTTCAATACATAACGATGAATGGCACTTAACTGAAAAAACAGCGCCGTACTAATTTGTCGGCTATTCGAATTGGCAAATTTCTTCGCAGCATCTACGACAGCCAATAAATTAATATCCCCATGATTAAATGCAGCTGAAATCGCATAGGCATAGGCCAACTGTTCACTGTTAGAAAGCTTTTCTGTAGCAGCAGTCAGACGAGCAAACTCTTTTTGAGGCAAACTAAATTGGTAATACCCTGCCGCATCTGCATTTGGAATATACCAACTGCTAAGGCTAGCACCTTTGAGTTCAATGTTGGCTTCTGCTTGGTCTACCAATTCACACTGAACTTTACTGCCTGCATTTGGAACTTCATAACGTACACATAACGGCACTCCCCACAAGCTTCTTGTATTTCCTTTTGAACCTACAGGTAAATAACGGCTTTGCTTCACATTTAAAAAGACTTTATTGCCTTCTTGCTGTAATGAGGTATTGAGTAAAGGTACACCCGGTTGGTCAAGGAAACTTTTCATCGCTTTAGTAAAGCGTTCACCTTGTTCAGACTGCTCTGCTAAAGCGCTAATTAAATCATTGGCTGTTGCATTACCATATTGGTGCTTATTAATATAATTGCGTACTCCTTGTTTGAATTTTTCTTCACCTAAATAGCTTTCAAACATATTTAAAACAGCTGCACCTTTTTGATAAGTGATGCCATCAAAAGCTGTTTGAATATCGGCATTGCTTAAAATAGGTTGACGAATACGACGCACACTTACCAAGCTATCACTTTTCATCGCATCGGCAGTATCCGCAATACGTTCTAGGTCAGCATTAAATTCGGGATGTAATTTTTGAGTAATTTTACTTTGCATCCATGTGGCAAAAGATTCATTGAGCCATAAATCATCCCACCACGGCATAGTGACGACATCACCGAACCATTGATGCGCCAGCTCATGTGCATTGACATTAAATGAATTCTGTACAAAAGAAACTGGCGAGTCCTTATCTAACAACATTAGATAGTCTCTAAAAGTAATTAGCCCCGGGTTTTCCATAGCTCCAGCGGCAAAGTCTGGTGCTGCAAGTAAATCTAGCTTGTCAAATGGATAACCGAAGGCAAAATAATCTTCTAAAGTTTTTAAAATGGCTGGCGTTTCAGATAAGGCTTGCTGCATTTTTTCAGCTTTAGCATCAGGCGCAATGCCACGTAACTGGATCGGCTGCTTACGCCATGAAGTTGCCCCAATATCAGGCCCTTTTTGTAATTGCCATGGACCGACAGCCAATGCAAGTAAATAAGTTGGCAGTGGTTTGGTTTGTGCAAAGCTTAGCGTTTTCCAACCCGATTTGTCTGTTTGCTCAGATGTTTGCTGGGTATTGGCGAAGCCTGAATATTTGCTTGGAATCGTCAAACGAATATTAAACGGCGTTTTAAAACGTGGCTCA
This window of the Acinetobacter sp. XH1741 genome carries:
- a CDS encoding aminodeoxychorismate/anthranilate synthase component II — protein: MLLMIDNYDSFTYNIVQYFGELNQEVKVVRNDQVTLEDIERWQPKYLVIGPGPCSPSEAGISIPAINHFAGKIPLLGVCLGHQSIGQAFGGNIVRAKTVMHGRLSDMYHSNKGIFSNLPSPFSATRYHSLVIDQETLPECLEVTCWTNEADGSMEEIMGVKHKTLPVEGVQFHPESILSQHGHQIFKNFLDIYA
- a CDS encoding M1 family metallopeptidase; the encoded protein is MKPLMLVKPSFKKRLLLSTLLSLSATQIFASNNSEQVPIGKLPEWVVPESYDLDFKIDPAQKGYTGKTTIHLKLAQATDYIWIHGKSLTVKDANIISAEGVKTTAKYEQASEVDGVSKIKFAKTLPAGQYQLVLDFNAAYDQQLDGIYKIEFEGKPYVMTQMEAISARQSFPSFDEPRFKTPFNIRLTIPSKYSGFANTQQTSEQTDKSGWKTLSFAQTKPLPTYLLALAVGPWQLQKGPDIGATSWRKQPIQLRGIAPDAKAEKMQQALSETPAILKTLEDYFAFGYPFDKLDLLAAPDFAAGAMENPGLITFRDYLMLLDKDSPVSFVQNSFNVNAHELAHQWFGDVVTMPWWDDLWLNESFATWMQSKITQKLHPEFNADLERIADTADAMKSDSLVSVRRIRQPILSNADIQTAFDGITYQKGAAVLNMFESYLGEEKFKQGVRNYINKHQYGNATANDLISALAEQSEQGERFTKAMKSFLDQPGVPLLNTSLQQEGNKVFLNVKQSRYLPVGSKGNTRSLWGVPLCVRYEVPNAGSKVQCELVDQAEANIELKGASLSSWYIPNADAAGYYQFSLPQKEFARLTAATEKLSNSEQLAYAYAISAAFNHGDINLLAVVDAAKKFANSNSRQISTALFFQLSAIHRYVLKTEPEREHFRKVLANLYLPKLNQLGYVSKTGESAEDSLWRSELVKFLALDIQVPEVRAQLLKQSDTLFAQKQLNFAQVTSELLPTILAVRVQEKGQPAFDRLSGELQRVTQPTQRLAILTALGSANQEATRQQARQLILNPRVKVGEVRTVVNSINKYGDEQGGLWSWFKVNHDAVFDRLGKSSAGRFPAMFSGAACTQQQAVQLNDFFAPRTKELVGVERGLNQTKERIQLCESLVAKQDGAIVQQLKL